Part of the Anopheles gambiae chromosome 3, idAnoGambNW_F1_1, whole genome shotgun sequence genome is shown below.
AACAGCAGACCAGCATTCCGTGTTCAAGCCTGTGCCTTCGGGGGTGCGCAAAATAATCCTTTCTACAAATATTGCCGAAACATCAATCACGATGGATGATGTGGTGTACGTGATAGATAGTGGAAAGGTGAAACAGAAATACTACGACTCGCTTACATCTACCAGTTCGCTAGCTGCCACGTGGATCTCGCAAGCTTGCGCCACACAACGCGCCGGTCGGGCAGGACGCACCAGACCCGGCACTTGCTTCCGATTATACAGTCGAATGCGACACAGTGAAATGGATCAGTACACACTGCCGGAAATAATGCGAGTCCCGCTCACGGAAATATGTCTGCAAACTGCTTTGATTATAAAAGACGAGTCAATACAGGAGTTTCTAAACAAAGCAATAACAGCACCGTCAACAACCAGCATCAAACAAAGCATAAAATACCTTCAAAAGGTGGGCGCTTTGGATGATGAGGAGAGCGTAACCGATCTGGGTTACACGCTAGCGGAGCTACCGGTAGATGCGAGGCTGGGGAAAATGCTGCTTTACGGGATACTGCTGAAATGCTATGAGCCCGTCCTGCTGGTTGTTTGTATATTGAGCATCAACGATCTCTTCGTGATACCTCCCTTTCCAGGCGATAAAGAAAGGGCAAAAAAAGTTCGGCAAGATTTGGCGGAGAATTCGTACAGCGATTGCTACTGTTTGCTTCGTGCTTACCAACGATGGTTAGATGCTCGGTCTGTTCAAAAGCGCAAAGAATTGTGCAATCGACTGTTTTTAAACCACGGTAAGCTAACGATGGTAAGTGAGTTGCGCAACAAGCTTCATGCACATTTATGTTCCATCGGAGTCGTGAAATCGTACGGACCGGGAAGTGTAAAAGACTTGAACGAGTTTGCCAACAACTGGAGCCTCGTAAAAGGGATATTGCTTGTGGGACTGTATCCTAACGTGAGTTATCTGGAAAAGTATTccaaaacaatgaaaacacGGTTCGAAAAGAAGATTTTTATCCACCCGTCTTCGGTGGTCGGTGGCAAAGcttccaaaaaacaaaaaactacggACAATGCCCTTTGCTTGCCGAGTGAATGGATAACGTTTGAGGAAAAATGTAAATCGGGTAGAGGGTCCATGATACGATGCAATACAGTGATATCACCAATAACGATCGCTATCTTTGCCGGACCTTTGTCGTTAGATGATACGGAATGTATAACGAAGAGTGACGCTATGGAGCAAGACCACTGCCGAATAGCAGTAGATGATTGGATAAATTTAATGGCAAAAGAATCTGTGGCTAAATCAGTGCTGCACACCCGCAGGATGGTGCACGGGTTGTTTCTTAAGTTTATCGAAAATCCTAGAATCCATCAATCCGACTCGAACGAACGCAAGCTGTTGGATGCGTTGGGCAAAGTTCTAGCAATAGAGGATCACACAATTGATGTAACGAATCAGTTAGAGTATTTCACAAAAAATGATAagcaaaaagaacaacaacaccatcgaCATTACAGAAGAAGAGAACATTACAACAGGTTTTAAACCCAATTTACATCATGTTACTTTACATTTatgcaataaaattcatttcAGCCAGTGCTTGATAGTTTATAATCGATTGAGTTTTGAAAATTGACCATTTTTATATAAGCTAATAGCTCCTTATATGAAACTAACTAGCTTGATTGATCCATTTTTTGCTTATATTATCGGTTTCTGAACTGGGATAGGTTAACGTTCCGTTGCGGATTCGGAACAGGAGCAGGAAAAGTTTCTATAAGGAATATATTCAAGGACCCATGTGAGTTCCTTATCAACTCCAAAGCCGGTATTTGTTCATGATTGGTTACAGGACCGGTATTGGTTCACTGCCAGTTCCAAGACCGGTATAGGTTTGCGATCGTGTTGCGGACAGATATAGGTTTAGTGTtagttccaggatcggtatgggttcgtGTTCGGTTCGTGAACCGGTTTGGGTTCAGTGTCAGTCTTAGGACCGTTGTAAGTCCAGTATCAGTTATAGGTAAGTTAATGGCTCATCAAGTAAGGTAATGGTAATCAAATGAAAGGAGATCCGTTGCTAGCCATGCAACCGGGCCAAATCAACGGGCAAAttaaaatttgttaaaatagtGCCAACACCATGTTCGAAAACCCTGCATTTTCGATCGATCTGTCAGAATGCGTTTAGATTGCACAGGGTTGAGTTTGGTACTTCACATTTTTCGTCGCCATTTTTGTCGTGGCGGTGCTCGTGCTGTTGTGAAAAGTTTTCAGCAAATTTTACCCACCACCTATCGTTCTACACCCATCGGTGGCTTTAGTAGATATTTCGGCATTCGTGTTTCCAAATTTGCATTCTCTCCGTGCCGTCTGCCCTCCCGAAAAGTGCCCTTGGCTGTGTGAGCTCCTACCATACCATCCGACACTATCGCTGCGTATATTCGTGTTCGTGCGAAAGGAAGATAAAAAGAACAAGCAGCAACGAGACCCCCGGGCGGTCGAAAAAGTCACGGAAATCGACGTAAGCGTACAATCGCCGTGTAAAAAgtcacatacacagacacacccgtGCCTCCAAAGCGCATCTCTTGCGAGAGCTGCTTTGCCTCTTCGCTGTACAGCGTCAGCTGTTTGCTTGCATTTCCGTCGTTTTCTCCCACCcaccagaagaagaagtattTCTTCCAGATTTTTTTGAGAGGTGACCAACATGGCctattagaagaaaaaaacaatgatgCCGCAACGTAAGGAACTAGTTTCACTTCCCGTCGTCGCCGCCGcagccgtcgtcgtcgctaGCGTCAGCACCCACCGTCGCAGCTGTTGCGCtgccaccactaccaccgctACCCATACCCCCGTTCAGGTCCCTCGAGAAGCGAAGGGCTTTGTGTGCGTAAACGAAGAAGCTTTCGAATTGTCCTACTTGCAAGCTGTAGAGTCAGCCACTTTCCTCCATGGAGAAGAATCGCTACACCAGTCAGAATCTGTCCAAGGGGCAGATTTCTGAGACGAAGAAAGGTCAAGGTtagtttggttgttgttgcgatGCCATATGGGTTGCACGGGTTTATTTACACTTctttccgtttccgttttAGATGTTTCTGTTAAGTGGCCCCGACAGTCTAAGCGTCGTGGCGAACAGTCGGATAGTGCAAATAATCATCGCAACGGTGCAAGCACCGGTAAAGTACCCAACTCAAACAAGAACCGTAATCAAAGCAACTACAACTACGATGCTAGGCAACGGTCGCAGCGTGTTGGCCGGCCGGCAGATCAGCTTGCGCTCAGCGCTGACGGCGGCGACACCGGGACCAGTGCGCTGGCCGAAGAGCAACCGGCCGCTAGCGGAACCGCCGGACTAGTGCCACCGGCACGGCCGAACACGACGCCCACCGGCGCTCGTGGTGAACTACACTCGGTTTTTACACCAGGCTCGAAAAAGCAAAGCCTGAACCACTTGCTGAACTATCATTACGCACCGCGCGAACGCGACCAGCCGGTACGTTTCACGCGCACGGGCAACTTGCGCAAGCTGACGAACCAATCGCACGGCAGCTATAACAAGGAGCAGTTCCTGCAGGCCAACTGTCAGTTTGTGGTGCGCGCCGGGGAAGACTACGAACCGTTACTGTCCGCACCGGATCAGCTGGTGGACTGGGGCAAGGTGGAACAGATCCACGTGCTCAGCTCGGAGGAACCCCAGTGTCCGATCTGTCTGTATCCGCCGGTGGCGGCCAAGATGACCAAATGTGGCCACGTGTACTGCTGGCCGTGCATCCTGCACTATCTGGCACTGTCGGACAAGAGCTGGCGCAAGTGCCCCATCTGCTACGAAGCGATCCATCTGCCGGACCTAAGGTCGGCCGTTTCGAAACCGTTCCACGCGTACGGTACGGGAGAGTACGTAACGCTGCAGCTGATGCGTCGTGAGAAGGGCACCATGAAGGTGGTGGAGGTCAACGATGAGCTGCCGACGGTGGCGACCAATCACCGGGTGTTGATTCCGCACTTCGACGCGACCGCAGGGAACAGCATCCTGACGAAGCTGCTGCTAACCGACACCGAGCAGATGTTGAAAATTATGGAGCGTGAGCAGACGGAGCTACAGAATCAGCTCGTAACGGACGGTGCCGATGAGCCGGAGAATATGTTCGTCCAGCAGGCGCTGGAGCTGCTCGCAGAAAAGCGCACCAATTTAAAAGCGGCAAAAGCGATCGTTTTTCCCGTGGCGATGGAAAAGATCGTCCGTGGGACGTCTGTCTCGTCGAGTGGATCGGAAGAGGTTGGCGAGCTGCAACCGCAAGAGAGCGAGGAAGATAAGGAAGGGTCGGTTGAAGGGTCGGCCTCCGCTGGCCCGGGTAATGGAGAAGGTTCACCGGACTTTGTGATTGACGAGGAAAGTAATTTCACTGTCGGGG
Proteins encoded:
- the LOC1277998 gene encoding E3 ubiquitin-protein ligase RNF10 gives rise to the protein MEKNRYTSQNLSKGQISETKKGQDVSVKWPRQSKRRGEQSDSANNHRNGASTGKVPNSNKNRNQSNYNYDARQRSQRVGRPADQLALSADGGDTGTSALAEEQPAASGTAGLVPPARPNTTPTGARGELHSVFTPGSKKQSLNHLLNYHYAPRERDQPVRFTRTGNLRKLTNQSHGSYNKEQFLQANCQFVVRAGEDYEPLLSAPDQLVDWGKVEQIHVLSSEEPQCPICLYPPVAAKMTKCGHVYCWPCILHYLALSDKSWRKCPICYEAIHLPDLRSAVSKPFHAYGTGEYVTLQLMRREKGTMKVVEVNDELPTVATNHRVLIPHFDATAGNSILTKLLLTDTEQMLKIMEREQTELQNQLVTDGADEPENMFVQQALELLAEKRTNLKAAKAIVFPVAMEKIVRGTSVSSSGSEEVGELQPQESEEDKEGSVEGSASAGPGNGEGSPDFVIDEESNFTVGDIDIVPTAQCAGEHFYFYQSVDGQPLFLHSINSRMLQTMYGSLDRSPHRITGRVVQKDSCSMDENLRRRLKYLEHLPVCTQFDVVELDFGPASGGLVSEEVLGLFHDELSMRQRTRQKRAKAEQKREKQIFEFNERQLGKAMARSARISIDSTKQFPSCGFSDSYLDDPSPFGSSPVASDISSSPGSSGSAMSSWSKMVSTQPSSGQRWPTLGGGGGGGAGATSSNAPPPKLVQVTGSRMTASTSSAFRTGWRNPAASSDIEEDETDEELIAARAPRFNNNLGRAIEAALEKKISHPNQSNAGAATAAAGASGSGAAGKRKKNKKTLLFASGMNLN